A stretch of DNA from Acinetobacter sp. C26M:
CACCGACTAATACCAACTTAACTTTAGCAGCATACCGTTATTCGACTGAAAATTATTATAGATTACGTGATGCCCTGCTCATTCGTGATCTTGAAGATAAAGGTGTAAATACCTTTGCTGTAGGCAAGCAACGTAGTGAATTCCAAATTACCTTGAACCAAGGTTTACCTGAAGGTTGGGGTAATATTTATATGGTGGGTTCTTGGAACGATTACTGGAATCGTAATGAGACCAGTCGTCAATACCAAGTGGGTTATAGCAATAACTATCATGGCTTAACCTATGGTCTTTCTGCAACCAATCGTCAGATCGAATACGGTTCAAGCAACCAGACACGCGATACTGAATATTTGATGACACTTTCTTTCCCAATGAATTTCAGAAAGAGCTCTGTCAATGTTAATGCTACCGCTTCTGAAAACAGTCGCACCGTTGGTATGAGTGGTATGGTAGGTGATCGTTTCAACTACGGTGCTTCGGTATCTCATCAAGATAGACAGAACCCAAGCTTTAACGTTAACAGCCGTTATCGTACAAACTTTGCCACAGTTGGTGGTTCTTATAGTATCGCTGATTCCTATCAACAAGCGATGCTTAGTGTCAGCGGTAGCGTTGTTGCTCATTCAGAAGGCATTTTGTTTGGCCCAGAACAAGGGCAAACTATGGTACTGGTGTATGCACCAGATGCGGCAGGTGCCAAAGTCAACAACACCGTTGGCCTCAGTGTGAATAAGTCTGGTTATGCTGTGATTCCTTATGTAACACCATACCGTTTAAATGACATCACACTTGACCCGCAAGAAATGTCGACCAATGTTGAATTGGAAGAAACCAGCCAACGTATTGCGCCTTTTGCTGGTGCGATTGCAAAAGTTGATTTCTCGACCAAGAAAGGTTATGCCATCTACATCAACACCAAAACAGCAACAGGTGAAAGCTTACCATTTGCTGCACAAGTCTTTAATACTAAGGATGAATCTGTTGGTATCGTGGCGCAAGGCAGCATGGTGTATTTACGTACTCAAGAGCCAAAAGGTGATTTGTATGTAAAATGGGGAGATGAAGCCAATGAACAGTGCCACTTCAGTTATGATGTTACAGCACAAATTTCTAACGACCAGCAAAGCATGATCATGTCTGAGGCAGTATGCAAATGAAAAAATTACTCTTAAACAGTGTTTTGCTTACCGCAGGTCTCGGTGTTTATAGTGAAGCCAATGCAGCTTGTACCCCAGACACAAGTAATGGTAAAGAATTTAAAACAGTCGATATCTCAATGGCTGTAGGTCGTGTTGTTGTGAGACCAAGCGATGAGGTAGGTAAAATTTTGCGTAAAGCAACATTCCCTATTACACCTAATCGTTCAACTTATTGGTGTGATAGAAATGGAGGAACTTTAGAAGCAAATCTTTCTCAAAGTTATGCTCTGAGCCCTTTGAGGAATAATATCTATTCAACTAATATTGAAGGCATTGGGATTCGTCTGTACCGTGAAGCTGAAAATGCAACAAATTTCTCTGGCTACTATCCATACCGAGCGGCCACACAAAGAAGTACAAGTTATACTCTAGCAAATGGTTACTTTGTCGTTGAAATTGTTAAAACTGCAAACCAAACTGGATCTGGTGCTCTAGTACCTGGTCGGTATAGTGCCTATCATGCTAGCGGTTATGGAGTTATTCCTTGGCTAACTAGTACCGTGTATGGTAATGCAATTACTATTGCTTCTTCTTCTTGTGAATTACAAGGTAATATTAATAAAGTTGTTCAACTTCCTACTGTGAT
This window harbors:
- a CDS encoding fimbrial protein, which encodes MKKLLLNSVLLTAGLGVYSEANAACTPDTSNGKEFKTVDISMAVGRVVVRPSDEVGKILRKATFPITPNRSTYWCDRNGGTLEANLSQSYALSPLRNNIYSTNIEGIGIRLYREAENATNFSGYYPYRAATQRSTSYTLANGYFVVEIVKTANQTGSGALVPGRYSAYHASGYGVIPWLTSTVYGNAITIASSSCELQGNINKVVQLPTVMKSGFSGVGSTQGEQAFDLNILCNGGKNPTGYEEKNQVSLDFDFPQDGTNNQVMSNTAPNSTKANGVGVQLLWKYQNKNQVIRKGDKLNVGSVSSNQTVQYNIPLSARYYQTATNVTAGTVRAMATVTIQYD